The genomic interval AGTCCCAGCTGAATAGCCGTTTGAGCAATTTCTGGTCTAATTCCTGATATGATCGATTTTACACCTAAAAGGTTTAGCGCTTGGATTAAATTAAACATTTCATGGGCAACCATCGTATCGATGATTGGAACACCTGATAGGTCAATGCACAGATTTGCGATGCCTAGTTCTGCACATTGTGCTAATGTATTTTCTATGATTAATTTCGCTCTTGCTGTATCAATATCTCCTATTAAAGGTAGCAGTGCCGTTTGATTTTGAAGGAGAATAACAGGTGAGCTTAGTTCATTTATCATTTCTTTTTGTGCTGATAGCTGTCTCATCGTGTTTTTATGTGCCTCATCCATATAAATATATATGGATAGATTAATTACCTTTTTTACCATTTCAAACCACTTGAACACTTGATCGATCTCAATCTTGTCTTTATTTAACGAATAGAATCTTTTTAAAAATGCAGCATAAACTTCTTCGGTTCTCATAAATTCTCGCACTACATAGTGAATTGGTGTATTTAAGTGCTTTTGGTCTTTGGCCAGTTCTTCAGACCATTGCTGGAACTTATGAAAAAATTCTTCTTCCTCACTAATAAAAAGTTCGTGTAAATGCTTAAAATAATCTTGGTTCTGTTCTTTTAATGTTTGAACAATAGTAGGATCATTTGTCGAATAAACAGATTTAGGATCATGATCTTCGACCATACTATACCAATCTTCTGACATTTGCCAAGAATTCTCGACTAAATAGTTATATAAATCTTGGTTTCTATGCATGTATATCTCCCCCAAATAATACAATACTCACTTTATTTAACTAGTGAATGTTTAAATGCGTAAATAACAGCTTGTGTACGATCCTGAACCTCAAGCTTGCTTAAGATGTTACTAACATGTGTTTTTGCCGTTTTTAATGCAATAAATAGTTCATCCGCAATTTCCTGATTTGATTTGCCCTCAGCCATTAGCATAAGAATCTCCATTTCACGGGATGTTAAGTGATCATGGGCATGCGTCACATCTTTTTGACGCATTTTCATCATCATTTTTCCAGTTACTTCCGGCTCCAAAATAGACTGTCCGTGGAAAGTCGCACGAACGGCACCAGCAATTTCACTTGCCTTTGACGTTTTTAATAAGTAGCTTGTTGCCCCAGCCTCAAGTGCAG from Metabacillus sediminilitoris carries:
- a CDS encoding STAS domain-containing protein — translated: MHRNQDLYNYLVENSWQMSEDWYSMVEDHDPKSVYSTNDPTIVQTLKEQNQDYFKHLHELFISEEEEFFHKFQQWSEELAKDQKHLNTPIHYVVREFMRTEEVYAAFLKRFYSLNKDKIEIDQVFKWFEMVKKVINLSIYIYMDEAHKNTMRQLSAQKEMINELSSPVILLQNQTALLPLIGDIDTARAKLIIENTLAQCAELGIANLCIDLSGVPIIDTMVAHEMFNLIQALNLLGVKSIISGIRPEIAQTAIQLGLDFDHVKTTYSLAHALQQINT
- a CDS encoding response regulator transcription factor, with amino-acid sequence MIKVVFVDDHEMVRIGVSSYLSAQPDIEVIGEADNGKKGVELCLELRPDVILMDLVMNEMDGIEATKEIIASWPEAKIIIVTSFLDDEKVYPALEAGATSYLLKTSKASEIAGAVRATFHGQSILEPEVTGKMMMKMRQKDVTHAHDHLTSREMEILMLMAEGKSNQEIADELFIALKTAKTHVSNILSKLEVQDRTQAVIYAFKHSLVK